A genome region from Fusarium musae strain F31 chromosome 5, whole genome shotgun sequence includes the following:
- a CDS encoding hypothetical protein (EggNog:ENOG41), with product MSPRSLNALIATALAVAGVYAGPCKPSLASSSIISFSSASSSAETLSTTEALSSTETQTTAGLLSSTETPSTADADATEALSTTTALSTTEEQSTTVFESTTSAGTTTAAATTTTEAGCTVACTHVIGKSGACQIMEYRRVLAYRFTHCS from the exons ATGTCTCCCCGGTCTTTAAACGCGTTGATTGCTACGGCGTTGGCTGTGGCTGGCGTTTATGCTGGGCCCTGCAAGCCATCGCTGGCATCGTCATCTATCATCTCTTTCTCGAGTGCATCCTCCAGCGCGGAGACACTGTCAACTACTGAGGCACTGTCATCGACTGAGACACAGACTACAGCGGGCCTTCTGTCCAGCACTGAGACACCCTCGACTGCCGACGCCGATGCCACCGAGGCTCTATCGACCACTACAGCCCTATCGACCACGGAGGAGCAGTCGACTACTGTCTTTGAGTCGACAACATCGGCTGGAACTACCACGGCAGCGGCAACGACGACCACGGAGGCCGGATGTACAGTTGCTTGTACCCATGTCATCGGAAAGAGCGGCGCTT GTCAAATCATGGAATATCGACGAGTCTTGGCATATCGGTTCACCCACTGTAGCTGA
- a CDS encoding hypothetical protein (CAZy:CE10~MEROPS:MER0031562) → MSDQIDSTNIRMKLDPKQLTAFLAANSTGVGVLVCPGGGYSVMSISYEGFGPAEYLSTLGIDAWVLNYTTASIKTPPLYPTPMDEALAAIDLIRKQSPGTKKLGVMGFSAGGHLAGTTLTNPKAKLDFGILSYPVITMEDDYTHENSRYNLLGNNPTRKQIESLSVQNRVSDKTPPTFLFHTSNDELVPVQNTYLYANAMAKHGRKVQVVVLPDGKHGIGLGVDDPVRDWRPELERFLKYSI, encoded by the exons ATGTCAGACCAGATTGACTCTACAAACATCAGGATGAA GCTCGACCCCAAGCAACTTACAGCCTTTCTGGCCGCCAACTCCACTGGCGTTGGTGTTCTGGTATGCCCAGGTGGTGGCTACAGTGTGATGTCTATAAGCTACGAAGGGTTTGGCCCGGCAGAGTACCTCAGCACGCTTGGCATCGACGCATGGGTTCTTAACTACACAACGGCCAGCATCAAAACACCGCCACTGTATCCGACACCCATGGACGAAGCCCTAGCTGCTATCGACCTCATTCGAAAGCAAAGCCCTGGAACCAAGAAATTAGGTGTCATGGGCTTCTCGGCAGGCGGTCATCTCGCAGGAACAACACTCACGAATCCGAAGGCAAAGCTCGACTTTGGTATTCTGAGCTACCCGGTTATCACCATGGAGGACGACTACACCCACGAGAACTCACGATATAACTTGCTCGGAAACAACCCGACCCGCAAACAGATCGAAAGTCTATCCGTGCAGAATCGGGTTTCGGACAAGACCCCGCCGACGTTCCTCTTCCATACTTCTAATGACGAACTCGTCCCGGTTCAGAACACATATCTTTATGCAAATGCTATGGCTAAGCACGGTAGGAAGGTTCAGGTAGTGGTATTGCCGGATGGAAAACACGGCATTGGTCTGGGCGTTGATGATCCTGTGCGAGACTGGAGACCGGAGCTGGAAAGATTTCTCAAATACTCGATCTAA
- a CDS encoding hypothetical protein (EggNog:ENOG41): MKFLSLFSFSLAVTACRSTPSPQKSAKIDVHAHFVPDFYAKALKEAGHVPGPDGMPFTPEWDAESHLQFMKENNIDKSILSISSPGVYLNVPSKDATKKAIKLARRVNQYGSQVKAKYPKQFGFFASLPLPDINASLKEIDYLFKQLNPKPDGIVMMSNYYGQYLGDRDLEPIYDALNELNVTIFEHPTTPCTQFNKMRFDIDKAAPSISQQQWQALNRPVAVRQFAAPTLDFPFETARTFADLFYTSMPTKFPNLRWIMSHAGGGLIPTLDRIVTYSALYPGLNLTEASMKQTLAKNFYFDLAGPWPVNFAIPALLRWVDYTRIVWGSDTVFTPMSEAAKYAAAFDKDVEEVFPDPRKANAIRATNARGLFG, from the exons ATGAAGTTCTTGTCACTCTTTAGTTTCTCTCTGGCAGTCACTGCTTGCCGCAGTACACCATCACCCCAAAAGTCAGCCAAGATCGATGTTCATGCTCATTTTGTTCCGGATTTCTATGCGAAGGCCTTGAAAGAGGCTGGGCATGTACCTGGCCCTGATGGCATGCCCTTTACTCCT GAATGGGATGCCGAGTCTCATCTGCAATTCATGAAGGAAAACAATATCGACAAGTCTATTTTGTCCATCTCGAGTCCTGGAGTCTACCTTAATGTTCCCTCGAAGGATGCCACCAAGAAAGCTATCAAGTTGGCCCGCCGTGTCAACCAGTATGGATCTCAGGTTAAGGCCAAATATCCCAAGCAGTTTGGCTTTTTTGCATCACTTCCACTGCCTGACATCAATGCTTCCTTGAAAGAGATCGACTACCTTTTTAAGCAGCTCAACCCTAAGCCAGATGGAATCGTCATGATGTCCAACTACTACGGGCAGTACCTTGGTGATCGCGACCTTGAGCCTATCTACGACGCGCTCAATGAGCTCAATGTCACTATCTTTGAGCACCCTACTACCCCATGCACTCAGTTCAACAAGATGCGGTTCGACATTGACAAGGCTGCTCCCTCAATTTCGCAACAACAATGGCAGGCTCTCAACCGGCCAGTCGCCGTACGACAGTTCGCTGCTCCTACCTTGGACTTCCCTTTCGAGACGGCGCGCACCTTTGCCGATTTATTCTACACATCGATGCCGACCAAGTTTCCTAACCTCAGGTGGATCATGTCCCATGCTGGGGGTGGTCTGATCCCAACCCTGGACCGCATCGTCACCTACAGCGCTCTTTACCCTGGTCTCAACTTGACAGAGGCTTCTATGAAGCAAACCCTCGCAAAGAACTTCTACTTTGACCTTGCCGGACCCTGGCCTGTCAATTTTGCCATTCCTGCACTGCTTCGATGGGTTGATTACACCAGGATCGTTTGGGGATCTGACACTGTCTTCACGCCCATGTCAGAAGCAGCGAAGTATGCTGCTGCTTTCGATaaggatgttgaagaggttTTCCCGGATCCTCGAAAGGCGAACGCTATTCGAGCGACTAATGCTCGAGGTCTGTTCGGCTAA
- a CDS encoding hypothetical protein (EggNog:ENOG41) — protein MASPNQDVEINMPTAQIKESNLEMKRDARLRFHEANIDWLNKQWQGPDWFPIPLLRPSKPCPSVVRVLRNITKIAMAKNILLSSLWEPGGCLRSVVDQDLAIREAGRNGRYKHPQSRRLTRKMVSHARQILRSSTAEMGNDCSSSSGSTTGGDSEVEELEKSNTVSRLSTSALDSSAEQQLPPPLHGTVASAEDELKISPRGMKRSLEDNEDEALNPPMLKSQRVALEKVLGILSPEQIEIVHRKWTAKLDTVLAAKNAAEKGLLDLMHGRGSRAVSEAERVQARLRKHEAEEAFNQAYQRLHRPIQVMGAVRDIKKTFDARALCALKLERAQKEVQFAKSRMEQAQANHEAALRSNLTGDCDFQATLEVLEGSG, from the exons ATGGCTTCACCCAATCAAGATGTCGAGATCAACATGCCCACGGCGCAGATCAAGGAGTCGAATTTGGAGATGAAAAGAGATGCCAGGCTCAGATTCCACGAGGCCAACATAGATTGGCTGAACAAACAGTGGCAAGGGCCAGACTGGTTCCCTATCCCTCTGCTGCGGCCTTCCAAACCTTGTCCGAGTGTTGTCCGAGTCCTGAGgaacatcaccaagatcgcCATGGCCAAGAACATTCTTTTGTCTTCTCTCTGGGAGCCTGGCGGATGCCTCAGAAGTGTTGTCGACCAAGACCTGGCCATCAGGGAAGCCGGTCGCAATGGAAGGTACAAGCATCCGCAATCTAGACGCCTTACCAGGAAAATGGTGAGCCACGCACGCCAGATCTTGCGTTCGTCGACGGCGGAGATGGGCAATGATTGCAGTTCGTCGTCGG GTTCCACGACAGGTGGCGACTCTGAAGTGGAAGAACTGGAGAAGAGCAACACGGTTTCGCGATTGAGTACTTCTGCTCTTGATTCATCAGCCGAGCAGCAACTCCCACCTCCACTCCACGGTACGGTTGCATCGGCAGAAGATGAACTAAAAATTTCGCCACGAGGTATGAAGCGGTCCTTGGAAGACAACGAAGACGAAGCGTTGAATCCACCCATGTTGAAGAGTCAGCGAGTGGCCTTAGAGAAGGTGCTTGGGATTTTAAGCCCTGAGCAGATCGAAATCGTTCACCGCAAGTGGACCGCCAAACTTGATACCGTCCTTGCGGCCAAAAATGCAGCTGAGAAAGGGTTGCTGGACCTGATGCATGGCAGGGGCTCAAGGGCAGTCAGCGAAGCAGAAAGGGTACAAGCTCGTCTTCGGAAAcatgaagcagaagaggcTTTCAACCAAGCTTATCAGAGACTCCATCGTCCAATTCAAGTCATGGGAGCGGTGAGGGATATCAAGAAGACCTTTGATGCTCGCGCTCTATGTGCACTCAAGCTTGAGCGTGCTCAGAAAGAAGTACAGTTTGCCAAGAGCAGAATGGAACAGGCGCAAGCGAACCACGAGGCTGCTTTAAGGTCCAACTTGACGGGTGATTGTGACTTTCAGGCAACTTTGGAAGTTCTTGAAGGGTCTGGCTAG
- a CDS encoding hypothetical protein (EggNog:ENOG41) — protein MTEKLDHGPKVMSVNGEVCAAIYKPLDNTRQEIRLLTLLPPRDGDANIHCTLSHAVLNNALSKNPKYEALSYVWGEPEFSEPIILNDHTFFITPSLKYILSCLRQRDDQSRVLWVDAICINQSDVEERGHQVALMREIYSNCQRDIAWLDPMIGNRYDVNARDLYKHPYLDDEETWLKNGIDLMREIAEKNPQTLKELQDQAREGRYRLLDFSQSMLSCVFKRPTLWSRLWVMQELSLAPRLTLMSRDAELNWDVLKNLFKDEPYFDAFHMGRDSSHSPEYYKDFSEVFVPIKLIEDQRRLMTQGKGSKLMDVLVRFREMESTDPRDKIFGLLGLVTEDHGINVGYMTSVPELYQQATVSLINLAGNLDILCQNPFERPKGPTALDRQRKLPSWVAEYDSKRRQCATMLFAQRDIFNAGIKKCETPCRLIGPEKDILVTKGTILGTVAPVLQDGEDLEARDVMNLYLGKEVLEQPQEHMYAPKVGGKEIPTGDTAIRAFWRTMVKDCTLPPRMRRLRPTEIERLDIENQEQLKSEWSPLQTYRLHFGNKYSRSAFGYQPADDEDLAKLDVEGQISHHYSPGSFMFAVTDNGLFLATRFAAKQGDVVAVLDGGKVPLVLRKVESRDGVKGESYMVVGSTYVHGFMDGEAEAGVTEGWLEKREILVA, from the coding sequence ATGACGGAGAAACTCGATCACGGCCCCAAGGTCATGTCCGTCAATGGCGAAGTATGTGCGGCGATCTACAAACCTCTCGATAATACTCGTCAAGAAATCCGACTTCTCACGCTCCTTCCGCCTCGAGACGGAGATGCAAATATCCATTGCACCCTTTCACACGCCGTACTCAACAATGCCTTATCCAAGAATCCCAAGTACGAGGCCCTATCGTATGTTTGGGGCGAGCCCGAGTTTTCGGAGCCCATCATTCTCAATGACCACactttcttcatcacaccGAGCCTAAAGTACATTCTGTCGTGCCTGAGGCAAAGAGATGACCAGTCGCGAGTTCTTTGGGTTGACGCCATTTGCATCAATCAGTCAGACGTCGAGGAGCGGGGTCATCAAGTTGCTCTCATGCGCGAAATCTACTCAAATTGCCAACGAGATATCGCGTGGCTAGATCCGATGATCGGCAACAGATATGATGTCAACGCTCGTGATCTCTACAAACACCCATatcttgacgatgaagaaactTGGTTGAAAAACGGAATTGACTTGATGCGCGAAATCGCCGAGAAGAACCCGCAGACTCTGAAAGAACTACAAGATCAGGCCCGAGAAGGACGTTATCGTCTCCTTGATTTCTCTCAGTCCATGCTATCTTGTGTTTTCAAGCGGCCGACGCTCTGGAGTCGGCTGTGGGTGATGCAGGAGCTTTCTCTCGCCCCGCGGCTGACGCTCATGTCAAGAGATGCTGAGCTGAACTGGGACGTTCTGAAAAACCTCTTCAAAGACGAACCATACTTCGATGCGTTCCACATGGGCCGCGATAGTAGTCATTCCCCGGAATACTACAAGGACTTTAGTGAAGTGTTCGTCCCCATCAAGCTTATCGAGGACCAACGTCGCCTAATGACGCAGGGCAAGGGGTCCAAGCTCATGGATGTACTTGTGCGCTTCCGTGAAATGGAATCGACAGACCCTCGGGACAAGATATTCGGGCTACTTGGGCTTGTGACGGAAGATCATGGTATAAATGTCGGCTATATGACGTCAGTGCCTGAATTGTATCAGCAGGCCACAGTCTCCTTGATCAATCTCGCCGGAAACTTGGATATTCTTTGCCAAAACCCATTTGAGCGTCCGAAAGGGCCTACAGCGCTGGATAGACAGCGTAAACTGCCATCTTGGGTCGCAGAATACGATAGCAAGCGTCGTCAATGTGCAACAATGCTATTTGCCCAGCGGGATATATTCAACGCTGGTATCAAGAAGTGTGAGACCCCATGTCGACTCATCGGCCCCGAAAAGGATATCTTGGTCACGAAAGGCACCATCCTAGGAACAGTAGCACCTGTTCTTCAGGATGGCGAAGACCTTGAGGCTCGGGATGTCATGAACCTTTACCTTGGCAAGGAAGTCCTTGAGCAACCTCAGGAGCATATGTATGCCCCGAAAGTCGGTGGTAAAGAGATACCAACTGGCGACACTGCCATTCGCGCATTCTGGCGGACGATGGTCAAGGATTGCACGCTACCCCCAAGAATGCGTCGGTTAAGGCCAACCGAAATTGAGAGATTGGACATCGAAAACCAAGAGCAACTGAAAAGTGAATGGAGTCCCCTGCAGACATACCGTTTACACTTTGGCAACAAATACTCAAGATCTGCATTCGGTTATCAGCCCGCTGACGACGAAGATCTGGCTAAACTTGACGTTGAGGGTCAAATCTCGCATCATTACAGCCCTGGTAGCTTCATGTTCGCGGTCACGGATAATGGACTATTCCTAGCAACGCGTTTTGCTGCGAAGCAGGGCGATGTCGTGGCCGTCCTTGATGGGGGAAAGGTGCCTTTGGTGTTACGCAAGGTTGAATCTAGAGATGGCGTTAAAGGAGAATCGTATATGGTCGTTGGCTCGACCTACGTGCACGGCTTCATGGACGGTGAGGCAGAGGCTGGTGTCACCGAAGGTTGGTTGGAGAAGCGGGAGATTCTAGTCGCGTAA